The Leclercia adecarboxylata region AGCAGGAAGTCGCTCAGGAGACATTGCGCATCGCCCGGAACCGCTATCGCAACGGCTATTCATCTTATCTGGACGTGCTGGACGCCCAGCGCACGCTGTTTTCGGTGCAGACCAGCGTGGTGCAGGCGAAAAATAACCTGCTGCTGGCGCAGATCGATCTGTATAAGGCGCTGGGCGGCGGGTGGTCGGCATAAAATACCGGGCTCTGTGCGGCCTGATGCCCTCTCCCACAGGGAGAGGGAGCAAACAAATGTAGGCCCGTGCAAGCGTAGCGCCGCCGGGCAATGCTCTCACAATAAGGGGTCAATCTATGCAACAACAGTGGTCTGCCGTAGATAATTACATGATTTCCGAGCTTATTCCTCAGGATGAGGTGCTGCAAAAGGTTCTGGAGAATAACCAGCGTGCGGGGTTACCGGCTCACGATGTGGCCGCCAATCAGGGGCAACTGCTGGCGCTGTTCGTGCGTATGACCCAGGCGAGGCGCATTCTGGAGATTGGCACCCTGGGGGCCTACAGCAGCATCTGGATGGCACGCGCCCTGCCCGCGGATGGCAAGCTAATCACCCTGGAAGCTGACCCAAACCATGCGGCCGTTGCGCGGCAGAATATTCATCTGGCGGGGCTGGATCAGCGCATCGAGCTGATTGAAGGTCCGGCGCTGCGCTCACTTGAGCGCTTCGACAGCATCCCACCTTTTGATCTGATTTTTATCGATGCCGACAAACCCAACAACCCGGGCTATCTGGAGTGGGCGCTGCATTATTCCCGTCCGGGGACATTGATCATCGGCGACAATGTGGTGCGCGACGGCGAAGTGGTGAATGGTCAGAGCGACGACGCCCGGGTGCACGGCGTGCGACGGTTTATCGAGATGATCGGAGACAACCCGCGACTCACCGCCACCGCGTTGCAGACGGTGGGGGTTAAGGGGTGGGATGGGTTTACGCTGGCGATGGTGAACGATTAAGGCATTGTGCGCGCTGATGCCCTCACCCCGGCCCTCTCCCACGGGGAGAGGGAGAAAACCGTAGGCCGGGCAAGCGCATGCGCCGCCCGGCGGTTTTACGCTGAGATCTGCTCCATCGCCTGCAAAATACGCTTATCGGATATCGGGTACGGCGTCCCCAGCTGCTGGGCAAAGAAGCTGACGCGCAGCTCTTCGATCATCCAGCGGATCTCCTGCACGTCTTCGTCATCGCGGCGGGCTGGCGGGAGCTTATTCAGCCACTGCTGCCAGCGCTGCTGCACCGCTTCCACCTTCAGCATCTGCGCCCGGTCGCGGTGCGGGTCGATGGCCATCTTCTCCAGACGCTTTTCAATCGCCTGCAGGTAACGCAGCGTATCCCCCAGCCGTTTGTAACCGTTGCCGGTGACAAACCCGCGATAGACCAGCCCCGCCATCTGGGCTTTCACGTCCGACAGCCCCAGCGCCATGGTCATGTCCACCCGCCCTTTCAGACGTTTGTTGATATTGAACACCGCGGTGAGGATCTGTTCGACCTGCTTCGCAATGTTAACCACCGTCTCGTTGAGTTCGGCGCGCACCTTCTCGTGCAGCTTCGCAAAGCCCTCTTCCGTCCATACCGGGCCGCCCGCGGCATGGATCAGCTGATCCACACCGCAGGAGATGCAGTCGTCGATCAGATCCAGCACCTTGCCGTACGGGTTAAAGTAGAGTCCCAGCTTGGCTTTGTTCGGCAGCTTCTCGTGCAGATACTTGATCGGCGACGGGATGTTTAACAGCAGTAAACGGCGCAGCCCGCGCCACATCGCCTGCTGCTGCTCCTGCGGATTATCAAACAGCTTGATCGCCACGCTGTCGCGCTCGTCCACCAGCGCTGGCCAGGCTTTCACCTTGTAGTTGCCGCGCTTCTGCTCGTAGCTTTCCGGCAGCTGACCGAAGCTCCAGATATGCAGCCCGCTCTGCTCGATGCCATCGTCGGCCACGGCAGACAAGGTCTCCTGCACTTTGCCTTTCAACGCCTCTTTCAGCTCGCTCAGGGAACGGCCTTCCTGTAGCTTTTTGTTTTTGTCATCCACGACCCGGAAGCTGATTTTCAGGTGATCGGGCACCTGATCCCAGTGCCAGTCTTCCCGGTCGATGGTGACGCCCGTCATGCGACGCAGCTCGCGCTCCAGCGAATCCAGCAGCGGCAGCTCCAGCGGCGTGGCCCGCCCCAGAAATGCCTCGGCGTAGTTCGGCGCAGGCACAAAGTTGCGACGCACCGGTTTCGGCAGGGACTTAATCAGGGCGATAACCAGCTCGCGGCGCAGGCCTGGAATTTGCCACTCAAAACCGCTCTCCTCCACCTGGTTAAGCAGCGGCAGCGGGATGTGAACGGTCACGCCATCGGCGTCGGTGCCCGGCTCAAACTGGTAGCTCAGGCGCAGCTTGAGATTGCCCTGATGCCAGAAGTTCGGGTAATCCAGCTTGCTGACCTGCTCCGCCCCCTCTTTAATCAGCATGCTCTTTTCAAAGTTGAGCAGATCCGGGGTCTCGCGGCTGACCTTTTTCCACCAGCTGTCAAAGTGGCGGGCAGAGATCACGTCGTGGCTGATGCGCTGGTCGTAAAACTCGAACAGCGTCTCGTCATCCACCAGGATATCGCGACGGCGGGTTTTGTGCTCCAGCTCTTCCACTTCGCTGCGCAGCTTGAGGTTTTCCCGGAAGAAGGCGTGACGGGTCTGCCAGTCGCCTTCCACCAGCGCATGCCGGATAAACAGCTCTCGCGAAAGGGCCGGATCGATCTGGCTGTAGTTGACCTTACGCGCGGCCACCACCGGCAGACCGTAAACGGTGACCTTCTCGGTCGCCATCACCGCCCCCTGCGCCCGCTCCCAGTGCGGCTCACTGTACGAGCGTTTCAGCAGGTGCTGCGCCACCGGCTCGACCCACTCCGGATCGATGCGCGCGGCAATGCGCCCCCACAGGCGGCTGGTCTCCACCAGTTCCGCCACCATCGTCCACTTCGGCGGCTTTTTGAACAAGCCGGAGCCCGGGAAGATAGAGAACCGGGCGTTACGCGCTCCGGTAAACTCCTGCTTGTCGGCATCTTTCATGCCAATATGCGACAGCAGACCGGTCAGCAGTGCGATATGCACCTCGCGGTATTCCGCCGGTTCGCTGTTCACCGGAATGCCCAGCTCTTTCACCACCTGACGCAGCTGGGTGTAGATATCCTGCCACTCGCGCACCCGCAGGTAGTTAAGGAAATCCAGCTTGCACTGGCGGCGGAACTGGTTCGACGACAGCGCTTTCTGCTGCTCGCCGATGTAGTTCCACAGGTTCACGAAGGCGAGGAAATCGGACTCTTTGTCGTGGAATCGGCGGTGCTTCTCATCGGAAGCCTGCTGTTTATCCATCGGACGCTCGCGCGGATCCTGAATGGAGAGCGCCGAGGTGATGATCATCGCCTCGCGCACGCAGCCGTGTTTTTGCGCCTCCAGCACCATTCGCGCCAGACGCGGATCCACCGGCAGCTGGCTGAGCTGGCGCCCCATTTGCGTCAGCTTGTAAACGGTGGCCTGCTCGTCGGTGGTGATCGCCCCCAGCTCCTCCAGCAGGCGCACGCCGTCCTGGATATTGCGTTTGTCCGGCGCTTCCACAAACGGGAAGGCGGCGATATCACCCAGCCCGAGGGCGGTCATCTGCAGAATGACCGACGCCAGGTTGGTACGCAGAATTTCCGGGTCGGTAAACTCCGGGCGCGACAGGAAATCGTCTTCCGAATAGAGACGGATACAGATCCCTTCCGAGACGCGCCCGCAGCGGCCTTTACGCTGGTTGGCGGAGGCCTGGGACACCGGCTCAATCGGCAGGCGCTGCACCTTGGTGCGGTAGCTGTAGCGGCTGATACGCGCCGTGCCGGGGTCAATCACATACTTAATGCCCGGTACGGTGAGGGAGGTTTCCGCCA contains the following coding sequences:
- a CDS encoding O-methyltransferase produces the protein MQQQWSAVDNYMISELIPQDEVLQKVLENNQRAGLPAHDVAANQGQLLALFVRMTQARRILEIGTLGAYSSIWMARALPADGKLITLEADPNHAAVARQNIHLAGLDQRIELIEGPALRSLERFDSIPPFDLIFIDADKPNNPGYLEWALHYSRPGTLIIGDNVVRDGEVVNGQSDDARVHGVRRFIEMIGDNPRLTATALQTVGVKGWDGFTLAMVND
- the hrpA gene encoding ATP-dependent RNA helicase HrpA, with protein sequence MTEQQKLTLPMLMQQLDTLMLRDKQRFARRLYGARKVKNPDAQQAIFQEMAKEIEQAAGKVVLREAARPAITYPENLPVSQKKQEILEAVRDHQVVIVAGETGSGKTTQLPKICMELGRGLKGLIGHTQPRRLAARTVANRIAEELQTEPGGCIGYKVRFSDHVSDNTMVKLMTDGILLAEIQQDRLLMQYDTIIIDEAHERSLNIDFLLGYLRELLPRRPDLKVIITSATIDPERFSRHFNNAPIIEVSGRTYPVEVRYRPMVEDADDTERDQLQAIFDAVDELGNESPGDILIFMSGEREIRDTADALSKRDLRHTEILPLYARLSNSEQNRVFQSHSGRRIVLATNVAETSLTVPGIKYVIDPGTARISRYSYRTKVQRLPIEPVSQASANQRKGRCGRVSEGICIRLYSEDDFLSRPEFTDPEILRTNLASVILQMTALGLGDIAAFPFVEAPDKRNIQDGVRLLEELGAITTDEQATVYKLTQMGRQLSQLPVDPRLARMVLEAQKHGCVREAMIITSALSIQDPRERPMDKQQASDEKHRRFHDKESDFLAFVNLWNYIGEQQKALSSNQFRRQCKLDFLNYLRVREWQDIYTQLRQVVKELGIPVNSEPAEYREVHIALLTGLLSHIGMKDADKQEFTGARNARFSIFPGSGLFKKPPKWTMVAELVETSRLWGRIAARIDPEWVEPVAQHLLKRSYSEPHWERAQGAVMATEKVTVYGLPVVAARKVNYSQIDPALSRELFIRHALVEGDWQTRHAFFRENLKLRSEVEELEHKTRRRDILVDDETLFEFYDQRISHDVISARHFDSWWKKVSRETPDLLNFEKSMLIKEGAEQVSKLDYPNFWHQGNLKLRLSYQFEPGTDADGVTVHIPLPLLNQVEESGFEWQIPGLRRELVIALIKSLPKPVRRNFVPAPNYAEAFLGRATPLELPLLDSLERELRRMTGVTIDREDWHWDQVPDHLKISFRVVDDKNKKLQEGRSLSELKEALKGKVQETLSAVADDGIEQSGLHIWSFGQLPESYEQKRGNYKVKAWPALVDERDSVAIKLFDNPQEQQQAMWRGLRRLLLLNIPSPIKYLHEKLPNKAKLGLYFNPYGKVLDLIDDCISCGVDQLIHAAGGPVWTEEGFAKLHEKVRAELNETVVNIAKQVEQILTAVFNINKRLKGRVDMTMALGLSDVKAQMAGLVYRGFVTGNGYKRLGDTLRYLQAIEKRLEKMAIDPHRDRAQMLKVEAVQQRWQQWLNKLPPARRDDEDVQEIRWMIEELRVSFFAQQLGTPYPISDKRILQAMEQISA